One Fuerstiella marisgermanici DNA window includes the following coding sequences:
- the corA gene encoding magnesium/cobalt transporter CorA, giving the protein MTENAATTMAAELVGADGAAAKEAHGPGWIATQLIDLARRKLPGAVPGEFSSDPNAMPVRIRVIQYDADTLEEVEIRKATDVSEFAARSSITWVNVDGLRDTEVIKQVGEIFGIHRLAVEDIVNPHQRAKVESYDDQLFIVARMPEIVGGFDTEQIGIVVCGHAVITFQERSGDCLEPVRNRIRNKHGRIRERGHDYLVYAILDAVIDAYFPVLAKISERLDAVEQQLSREPSVDSVAVLQRLRTILFMIQGVVTPHQEVISILMRDTTQMTEGTHVYLRDCSDHVSQVLHATDTTRELAADLRDYCFADISFNQNETMKLLTVMASVFIPLSFIAGVYGMNFDPGVSAMNMPETKWKYGYVFAICLMAAVAGMTLSGLWLMKRLNQKARRKRLRKTQRILEDT; this is encoded by the coding sequence GTGACTGAAAATGCCGCAACAACGATGGCCGCGGAACTTGTCGGTGCGGACGGTGCTGCCGCGAAGGAAGCTCATGGGCCAGGATGGATCGCCACCCAGCTTATCGACCTTGCTCGACGTAAGCTTCCGGGGGCGGTGCCGGGCGAATTCAGTAGTGACCCGAACGCGATGCCGGTGCGGATTCGAGTCATTCAATACGACGCCGACACACTTGAAGAAGTGGAAATTCGCAAAGCCACCGACGTCAGCGAATTCGCCGCACGATCGTCGATCACTTGGGTCAACGTTGATGGCCTGCGTGATACGGAAGTGATCAAACAGGTGGGGGAAATCTTTGGTATTCATCGCCTGGCGGTGGAAGACATCGTCAATCCTCATCAACGAGCCAAGGTTGAGAGCTACGACGATCAGCTTTTTATTGTGGCGAGGATGCCTGAAATCGTGGGTGGCTTCGATACCGAACAGATTGGCATCGTGGTCTGCGGTCACGCTGTGATCACGTTTCAGGAACGCTCGGGCGACTGCCTGGAACCCGTGCGTAATCGTATCAGAAACAAACACGGTCGAATTCGTGAGCGTGGACACGACTATCTTGTGTACGCGATTCTTGACGCCGTGATAGACGCCTACTTTCCGGTGCTGGCAAAAATTTCTGAGCGGTTGGACGCGGTCGAACAGCAGTTGTCGCGAGAACCGTCTGTCGATTCCGTAGCGGTGCTGCAACGCTTGCGAACGATCCTGTTCATGATTCAGGGCGTTGTGACGCCGCATCAGGAAGTGATTTCGATTCTGATGCGCGACACGACTCAAATGACCGAAGGCACGCATGTGTATTTGCGAGACTGTTCGGATCACGTGTCGCAGGTACTGCACGCGACCGACACAACGCGCGAATTGGCGGCGGACCTGCGAGACTATTGTTTTGCCGACATTAGCTTCAATCAAAACGAAACGATGAAGCTGTTAACCGTGATGGCCAGCGTGTTTATCCCGTTGAGTTTTATTGCGGGCGTGTACGGCATGAACTTCGACCCTGGTGTTTCCGCCATGAACATGCCGGAAACAAAATGGAAGTACGGTTACGTATTCGCAATTTGTCTGATGGCTGCCGTCGCCGGTATGACGCTCAGTGGGTTATGGCTCATGAAACGGCTCAACCAGAAAGCACGTCGAAAGCGATTGCGAAAGACGCAGCGAATTCTGGAGGACACGTAA
- a CDS encoding 3-keto-disaccharide hydrolase, with amino-acid sequence MMKTVCQMVVLATVVASFASVQAEDAWTTLFDGKSLDGWSMAAHGKAEYSVKDGTIYGKTVEGSPNSFLKSDNEYGDFELQFEVKVHDSLNSGCQIRSREKTEADLDEEEKRTGKRPSGGNGIGRFHGPQVEIEAGPGQAGYIYAEATGRGWVSEPPKDPSHSHKHMKNGEWNKFRIVAKGPRLQTWINGEPVGDLTHKELYETHPKGHIGLQVHGIAKGTGPFDVAWRNIRIKELKN; translated from the coding sequence ATGATGAAAACTGTGTGTCAAATGGTTGTTCTCGCGACCGTCGTAGCGTCCTTCGCATCCGTTCAGGCGGAAGACGCCTGGACAACGTTGTTCGATGGAAAATCATTGGACGGCTGGTCAATGGCGGCTCATGGAAAAGCCGAGTACAGCGTAAAAGACGGCACCATCTATGGCAAGACGGTCGAAGGCAGTCCAAACAGCTTTCTGAAGTCGGACAACGAATATGGAGACTTCGAACTTCAATTCGAAGTGAAGGTCCACGACAGCCTGAACTCCGGGTGCCAAATTCGATCGCGTGAAAAAACGGAAGCCGACCTGGACGAAGAAGAAAAACGAACCGGCAAGCGTCCGAGTGGCGGTAACGGCATCGGCCGCTTTCACGGACCTCAGGTTGAAATCGAGGCGGGCCCCGGTCAGGCGGGCTACATCTATGCCGAAGCCACAGGTCGTGGCTGGGTGTCAGAACCACCCAAAGATCCGTCGCATTCGCACAAACACATGAAGAACGGCGAATGGAACAAGTTTCGAATTGTGGCGAAGGGGCCTCGACTTCAAACATGGATCAACGGCGAACCAGTCGGTGACCTGACACACAAAGAACTGTATGAGACTCATCCGAAAGGCCACATTGGTCTTCAGGTTCACGGCATCGCCAAAGGCACTGGCCCATTTGATGTGGCCTGGCGAAACATTCGGATTAAAGAGTTGAAGAACTGA